The genomic window CAGCCGTTCGCGGCCGTGGTGGCCGTCTTGAAGCCCTTCCCGGAGAAGCTCAGGTCGAGCTTGCCGCTGGCCGGGGCCTGATCGGTCGGGGTCAGGGTCAGGCGCACCGTCTGGCCGTCATCCAGCGCCTTGCCGATGGCGTCGTTCACGTCGGTGCCGTTCAGGCTCAGGGCGCCCGTGAGCAGCTTGCCGCCCGAGGTGGGCGCGCGCAGTCCCGACACGCCACGGGGGGCCGCGCTGCCCACCTGGTACTGCACCTGGTACAGCGTGCTCAGCTTGTCTTCCTGCCCCGCGCCGTACAGGGTACCCCGGGTGTTCAGGGTGAAGAAAAACCCGCCCTGGCCGTCGCACTTCAGGCTCAGGAAGTTGCGCGGGCCGCTCGTCGCGGTCTCCTGTTGGGCGTCCACGTAGATGATGCTGGTGTTGGCACCCTGGCCGTTTTGCTCCAGCACGTACGAGACCCGGCTGTTCGGCACCCGCACCTCCGCCGCCTGTGCAGTGGTCACCAGCAGCGTCAGCAGGGCGGTCACGAAGGTGTGTCGCATGGCCCGAAGCTAGGTTGAGCATCGGGCCGGCACATGAAAATTTCCCCAGGCCGCTTTGGGGATCGGCTGGCCGTTCCTCAGTCCGCCGGGATCACCACGCCCACGTCCGGGGCGGGTTCCAGACGGGGCTCCAGCACGGGCACGCTGCCCAGGCGGTTGATGCCGTCGAAGGCGGCGGTCTTGTAGCACTCGGCCAGGGTGGGGTAGTTGAAGACCGTGTTCACGAAGTAGTCCACCGTGCCGCCGAAGGACATCACCGCCTGCCCGATGTGGATGAGCTCGCTGGCCCCGCTGCCGATGATGTGCACGCCCAGCAGCACGCGGGTCTCCATGTGGAAGATCAGTTTCAGGGTGCCCTGCTCGTCCCCGATGATCTGCCCGCGCGCGATCTCGCGGTACTGGGCCTTGCCGATCTCGTATGGGACGCCCGCCTGCGTGAGCTCCTCCTCGGACTTGCCAACTGTGCTGATCTCGGGAATGGTGTAGATGCCGTACGGGAACAGTTCCGGGACGCTCTGGGTGGGCACGCCGTAGGCGTGGCACGCGGCCAGGCGGCCCTGCTCCATGCTGACCGACGCAAGGCTGGGGAAACCGATCACGTCGCCCACTGCGTAGATGTGTTCCTGCGCGGTCTGGTAGTGCTCGTTGACCTCGATGCGGCCACGTCCATCGGCGCTGAGGCCCGCCGCTCCCAGGTTCAGGCGGTCGGTCGCTCCGACCCGCCCGATGGAGTACAGCACCATGTCGGTGGTGATCTCCTTGCCGCTGGCGAGCGTGACCTTCACGCTGCCGGTCCGGCCGTCCACGCCGGGCAGCGCGGTCACGTCCTGCACGCCCTCGCCCAGGCGCAGGGTCATGCGGTTTTGCCGCAACTGGTAGGTCAGGATGTCGGTGATCTCGTGGTCGATGAATTCCAGCAGCCGGGGCCGCTTGTCGATCAGCGTGACGCGCACGCCCAGCGCGGCGAACATGCTGGCGTACTCGCAGCCGATCACGCCGCCGCCGATCACGGTGACCGTGCGCGGCAGGGTGCTCAGGTCGAGGATGTCGTCGCTGATCAGGATGCGTTTGCCGTCGAAGGGAATCCTGGGGTCGCGCGCAGCCCGCGTGCCCACAGCGATCACGATGTGCCGCGCGGACACCTCGCGCCACGTCTCGCCGCCGTTCCCACCTCTGACGTCGCGCAGGCGCAGGGTATGCGGGCCGGTGAAGCTCGCCTCGGCGGCGATGACATCCACGCGGTTGCGGTGGAGCTGCGAACGGATCACGTCCAGCTCGTGCGTGATCACGCTGGTCGTGCGGTGCAGCAGGTCGTCCATGCCCAGGTCTTCCTTGACCATGTACGACGCGCCGTACAGCCCGCGCTCGTTGTAGCCGCTGAGGTGCATGATCGCCTCGCGGAAGGTCTTGGACGGAATGGTTCCGGTATTGATGCACACGCCGCCCACGACCGTCTTGCGCTCGACCACGGCCACCTTCTTGCCCAGTTTTGCGGCCTGGATCGCGGCGCGCTGCCCGCCAGGGCCGGAACCGATCACCAGCAGGTCATGGGTGAAGTCCGTCGTAGAGTCCACCTGGGTCATGGGCACCTCGGGAAACGCGCCTGGAAAGGAGGAAGGAGCGGCCTTCACGCTATCATCACGCTGCCCTGCGTAGGATTGGACGTATGCGCAGACGGACGTGGGCCGCCCTGGCGGGAGTCGCCACCCTGACGGTGATCCTGAGCGGGTGCAGCGAGATCCGGTACCTGTCGCAGGCGGCGGGCGGGCAACTTGACCTGCTGCGCCGGGCGCGGCCGGTGGCGGACGTGCTGGCCGATCCCACCACGCCCGCCGGAGTGCACCGCAAGTTGCAGCTCGCGGCCGACGTGCGCGCCTTCGCGGTCGCACCGACCAGCGCCGGCGGCCTGGGCCTGCCGGATCATGGCAGTTTCCTGAAGTACGTGGACGTGGGCCGCCCGTACGTGGTGTGGAACGTCTTCTCGGCGCCGGAATTCAGCGTGCAGCTCGACACGTCCTGCTTTCCCATCGCGGGCTGCGTGGGTTACCGGGGGTACTTCATGGAGGCGGCCGCGCAGGCGTACGCGCAGGAGCGCCGCGCGGCCGGGCGGGACGTGGACGTGGGGGGGGTCAGCGCCTACAGCACCCTGGGGTACCTCAAAGACCCGCTGCTCTCGACCATGCTGCTCTACCCGGACGCCACCTTGATCCGCACGGTGATCCACGAACTGTCGCACCCCAGCCTGTACGTCAAAGACGACACGGTCTTCAACGAGTCCTACGCCACCACCATCGAGGCCGAAGGCACCCGCCGCTGGCTGGCGGCACACGGCACGCCGGAACTCCGCGAGGCCGACCGGCTGGCCCAGGAACGCTCGGCGGGCTTCGAGGCGCTGCTGCTGACAGCCCGGCACGACCTGGAAGCCCTGTACGCACAGACCCTTCCAGAAGCCGAGGTGCGGACGCGCAAGGCCGCCATTCTCAGCGGCCTGAACGACCACTACGCGACCCTGAAGGCGCAGTGGGGCGGCTACGACGGGTACGATGCCTTCTTCGCGCGGGGCGTGAACAACGCCACCCTGGGCGCGGTGGCCGCCTACGCCACCCTGGTGCCGGCCTTCCAGGCGCTGCTCGCGCGGGTGGGGGGCGATATCTCCAACTTCATCGCGGCCGCCACACTCTGCTCTAGGCGGCCGGCGGGCGAGCGGGCCGCGTGCCTGCGGGGCAGCTGACCGTCAGACGCAGAACCACAGAACGCGGCCCGCTCCCCATCGAGGAGCGGGCCGCGCAGGTCGTGAGGCTCAGTCTTCCTTGGTGTCGCTCTCGGCTTCCACGGCGGCGGCCGCCTCGGCCTTGACCTCGTCCAGGCTGGCGTCGCCTTCCAGGACGGCCTCGGCAGCTTCCTCGGACAGTTCGCCAGCGGCGACCATGCCGGCCACCTGGGCGGCCTGCGTCTCGGCGGCGGCCTCATCGGCGCTCATGCGCGGCGGCAGCACGCTGATGACGACCAGATCGGCGTCACCGGCGAGCTTCACGCCTTCGGGCAGCTTGACCTGACCGGCGGTGACGTGGTCACCGATGTTCAGGCGCGTGACGTCCACGACGAGTTCCTGCGGAATGCGGCGCGGGCCGGGCGCGATGATCGCCAGGTTGTGCACGACGGTGTCGAGCAGGCCGCCCTGCACTTCGCCCTGGCTCTTGCCCTTGGTGTGCACCGGCACGGACACTTCAATGGGCTCGCCGTAGGTGACCATGTAGAAGTCCACGTGAATGGGCGTGCGCTTGCGCTTGTCCATCTGCACGGTCTTCACGAGCGCCGGGAAGGTCTCGCCGCCCTCGACGGTGATGTCGAACAGGCCGGTGGTGCTCTGGGTACGGAAGGCCCGGTCGAAGGCCTTGCGATCCAGGGCGAAGGACACGTTCTTGTCCTTGTTGTAGGCGACGGCGGGGATCATGCCTTCGGCCAGCTTCTGCCGGCTCGTGCGGGGCGTTGCGTTCAGTTCCATGTTCGTATCTCCTTGATTCTTCGCTGCCCTGCCCTCGCCGCGCGTCGGGCCGGGTGTGGTCCCGGGCCAGGGGGCGGGGGCGGACGTGCAACCGCAGCATCATAGCAAACCGTGACGCGGTGGTGGAAGAGGGCCCCTGCCCTCTGCTAAACTCCTGCGCGTTGTCGGGTAGTGCCCCCGCTGGCAGCAGGCGAGCGCGCCCGGACAGAACAAAGGAGACCACCATGATCAGCGTGACTGAACTGCGCAACGGCACCAAAGTAGAGATGGACGGCGGCCTGTGGGAGTGCCTGGACTACTCCCACCTGAAGATGGGCCGCGGCGGCGCGAAGGTCGTGACGAAATTCCGCAACATGGAATCCGGCTCGATCGTCGACCGCACCTTCAACAGCACGGAAAAGTTGCAGGACATCTATGTCGAGGGTAAGAAGATGCAGTATTTGTACAAGGACGGCGAGGACTTCGTGTTCATGGACATGGAGACCTTCGAGCAGGTGCACCTGAGCCCCGCCCTGGTCAGCGACGCCGCCAAGTACATGAAGGAAAACACCGAGGTCGACGTGGCCATGTACGGCGAGAAGGCTCTGAGCATCACCCTGCCGAACCAGGTGATTCTGAAGATCGTGGAGACGGATCCCGGCCTGCGCGGCGACACCGCTTCGGGCGGCACCAAGCCCGCCACGCTGGAAACGGGCGCGGTCGTGCAGGTGCCCCTGTTCGTCGAGCAGGACACCAGCGTGAAGGTCGACACCCGCACCGGCATGTACCTCAGCCGAGCCTAAGTTCCGCTGCGCGCCGCCCCAGGTTCTGCGACCGGGGCGGCGTTGCCGTGCCTGACCGCACCCGGAACTCAGGATTCGGACGGTACACTCGGTGCAGACAAACGCGCGTTAGGCACTCCGGGACACCGCGCCCGGCCCGGCGCGCGGCATGATGGAGCGCAGCAGCACAGGCACAATGCACAGTCCAACCCGGCGCACCCGTTTCGCCACCCCAGGAGGGGCCATGAACCCAGACGACCTCAAACAGATTCTCGCGGCACTGACGTCCGCCGACGTGCGCGAATTTGCCCTGCGCACCGGCAGCTTCGACCTGTCCCTGAAACGCGGCCCGCAGGCCGTGAACGCCGCCGTGACGGCCCCGAGTGGCCCGGCCGCCTTCCAGTCCCCCAGCGGCCCCACGCCGCAGGCCCTGGCCTCCAGCGCCGAGACCTCGGCTCCGGTCAGCGCCGAGCCCGCCGCCGTGGCGACCGTTGCCGCCGCCGCCGAGCCCACAGCCGCGGCCGCCCCAGCCGCCAGCAAGGGCACGCCCGTGAAAGCTCCCATCGTGGGCACCTTCTACGCCTCCAGCAGCCCCGATGCGCCGCCCTACGTGAAGGTCGGCGACACAGTCGCGGCCGGGCAGGTGCTGTGCATCATTGAGGCCATGAAGCTCATGAACGAGATCGAGGCCGAGCAGGGCGGCACCGTGCGCGAGATCCTGGTGAAGAACGCCGAGCCGGTCGAGTACGGGCAAACGCTGTTCATCATCGAGTGAGGGCCCTGGGCCGTGGGCTCTGACGTCTGAACTCCGTCGGTTCAGAACCCAGAACCCGCCGCCCGGAGCCTCCCTGTCGGAGGCAAGCATGTTCAAGAAGATCCTGATCGCCAACCGTGGCGAGATTGCCCTGCGCGTCATCCGGACGGCGCGGGAAATGGGCATCAAGACCGTCGTGGTGTACTCCACCGCCGACGAAAAGAGCCTGCCGGTGCTGCTCGCCGACGAATCCGTGTGCGTGGGGCCACCCGCCAGCAACCAGTCGTACCTGAACATCCCGAACATCCTCTCGGCCGCCCTGATGACCGGCGCCGAGGCGATCCACCCCGGATACGGCTTCATGGCCGAAAACCCGGACTTCGCGGAGATGTGCCGCGAGCACGGCATCGTGTTTATCGGCCCCACCCCAGAGAGCATGCGCGCCCTGGGCAGCAAGGCCGGCGGGCGCGACATCGCCGCCCAGAGCAGCGTGCCCGTCGTGCCCGGCACCGGCGTCCTCGACGACACCGATGCCGCGCTGCTAGCCGCCAAGCAGATCGGCTACCCCGTGCTCCTGAAGGCCAGCGCCGGGGGCGGCGGACGCGGCCAGAAGGTCATCCGCACGCAGGATGAGCTCGCCAAGGGCTTCGCGCAGGCGCAGGAGGAAGCCAAACTGTACTTCGGCGACCCGGCCCTGATCATGGAGAAGTTCCTGGAGGAGTTCCGCCACGTGGAAGTGCAGGTCATGGGCGACGGCACCGGGCATGTCATCCACATCGGGGAACGCGACTGCTCGATCCAGCGGCGCAACCAGAAACTGATCGAGGAAGCGCCCAGCACCCTGCCCGAGTCACTGCGCCAGGAGATCCTGAGCGCGGGCGTGCGCCTCGCGAAACACGTGAACTACGCCGGGGCAGGCACGCTGGAATTCATCCTCGACCGGGAAGGCAACTACTACTTCATGGAGATGAACACCCGCATCCAGGTCGAGCACTGCGTATCCGAAATGATCAGCAACCTCGACCTGGTGCGGATGCAGATCGAGATCGCCGCCGGTGAAGGCCTGAAGCTCCAGCAGGAGGACGTCGTGCTGCGCGGTCACGCCATCGAATGCCGCATCAACGCCGAGGATCCCGACAAGGACTTCCGCCCGGCCGCCGGCAAGATCGACGACGTGCACTTCGCGGGCGGCCCCGGCGTGCGCGTGGACACCCACACCTACAGCGGCTACTCGATCCCCCCGCACTACGACAGCCTGATCGGCAAGCTGATCGTGTGGCACGAGAACCGCGACAAGGCAATTGCCCGCATGAAACGCGCGCTGGAAGAGACCGTGATCCAGGGGCCGAAAACCACCATTCCCCTGTACGTGAAGATCATGGACAACCCCTTCTACAAACGCGGGGCCGTCATGACCAACTTCCTGAAAACGAGGATGGTCGCGCCTGAAGCGTAAATACGGAGACGTTAAGCGGCGCGTACCCTGGATGGGATGCGCCGCTTTCGTCTGTTCGAGGAGCCGACTGCCTCCCAGCCGAACATGTCGGAAGACACCTTGCAACTGCTCATCACCGTGCAGACGACGTGAGCGGCGAGCCGGAGCCCGCCGCCCTGATTGACCTGAATGCTTACTTGTCGAACTTGCCGTACCCGGCGGCGCTGCGGCGTGCGGCCCCACGGGCGTAGTCCATCTGCATCTCGACGGTCTCATGTTTGCCTTCGGTGAAGGTCGAGTCGTGAATCCAGTAGTTGAGTCTGTCGTCGCCGAGCTGCACCCAGAGTTTATGCTCGTCCTCGGGGTCGCGCCAGAAGGCGACGTGTTCGAAGTCGTTGGCCTGCGCCCACTGATCGATGTCCTTGAGGACGCGTTCGGCTTTGGGATGGGTCATGCGGAACTCGGCACCGTCGGTTTCGTTCAGGAACTTGATGTTAGCCATGGTGAGTGCAGCGTACGCCGTTTATGAAGGTGTCGGTTTTGGTTTGGCTGAACGTGTCTTGAACAAAGCACCCGGTTCAAAAAGTTGGAGCGCGCGTTCCGCTATGCTCGGGCGGCATGCCCGCATCCGACAGTCTGAAAGTTACGACCCTGAACGTGAATGGCATCCGCAGCGCGCTGCGCAAGGGACTGGTCGACTGGGCCGAGCGGGAAGCGCCGGACGTGCTGCTGCTGCAGGAGGTGCGGGCTGATCCTCACCCGGAGGCGCTGGCGCACCTGGGGTACGAGAGCGTGTGGTTCCCGGCGCGCAAGGCGGGGTACAGCGGCGTGGCGATCCTCGCGAGGGGTGGGCTGGAGGACATGCGGGCGGGCATGCTGCACGACGAGATGGACGCCGAGGGCCGCGTGATAAGTGCGGTGGTGCGTGGCGTGCGGTTCGTGAGCGTGTACCTGCCGAGCGGCAGCAGCGGCGAGGAGCGCCAGGGCTTCAAGGAGAGGATGCTGGGCGACTACCAGACCTGGGTGTCCGCACTGCTGGCGGAGGGACGGCCGGTGGTGCTGGGCGGGGATTACAACATCGCGCACCGCGAGATTGACCTGAAGAACTGGCGCAGCAACCAGAAGAATTCCGGGTTCCTGCCGCAGGAACGGGCGTGGATGACCGCGCACCTGGAGGCCGGGCTGGTGGACACGCACCGCGCTCACCTGGGCGACACCGCCGAGTACACGTGGTGGAGTAGCCGGGGCGGTGCGTACGACAAGAACGTGGGCTGGCGGATCGATTACCTGCTCGCGTCGGGTGTACCACTGCAGGGTGTCAGCGTGCATCGGGAAGCCCGGCTGAGCGACCACGCACCACTCAGCGGTCTGGTCACGCTGCCCTGAAAACGGCCCTGTCGGTGTGGATTCGTGATCAGGATACGCCCGCCTGGGGTGGTCGTCACGGTGCCGTCAGGTGCGCGTGTTATGCTGACCGTGCTGCCGGGTACAGGACAGCGCCCCCACACAGCCAGCCGGGCAGCGCGGGTGGGCGCGACCCGAGGAAGCGAACACCAAGTTCCCGTGAGCGGGATGCGTGCGGCACCAGGTGCCCGTCGGCCGAGCAAGCCCAGAAGGCCGGTGACCGCGTGCCAATCGAGGCTAAACCTCACGGGCGCGTCCTGAACGACCAGGTGCGTTGATGCCTAAGAAAAAACAGGATCCGGTGCTGGAGGCCAAGGCGCCCCGCACCCCATCCACCAAGACCGAGAACACCAGCTCAGGCCAGCGGCCCACAACGACTCCGGCGAAGGCCGAGGTGAAAGCCGCGCCCGCCCGCAAGACGCCCGCGAAGGCCACTACGCCGGCCACGACCAAGGCGACTCCGGCGAAAGAGACCACGACCACCCGCCGGAGCGCCGCCCCGGCCGCCCCTCCCAAGGCGACCGACGTGCCTGTGAAGGCCCCGGCCCGCTCCACGCGCAAGGCTGGGCTTCCCACGCCCGCCGTGAACCCGCCCGAGCCCGTCCTGGCCACAGCACCCGTGAAGACCACCCCCGCCCGCAAGGGCCGTCCCAGTGCGAAGCAGGCCGTCGCCCCAGACTTCGCCGAGGTTGTGCCTGTCGAGGCCCCGCCGATCCAGGCCGAACCCGCCGCTTCCGGCCCGGCGTCACCGGCCATGGTTCCCGCCACACGTCGGGGTCGCCCGAAGAAGGTGGTGGCTCCCGATCCAGTGCCCGTCACCCCTGAACCGGTCGAGGAGTCCGAGCAGGCCCCTGTTCTGGCACCCGCCGCGACCGCTCGCCGGGGAAGGAAGACACCCACGGTCGAACCGGTTGCCGCTGCTGCCGAGGTCGTGCAGGGGCCGGTCAGGCCCGTTCGGCGTGGGAAGAAAGACGGTCCGGCCACGTCCCTCCCGGTCGAGACGACGCCCGTGCCGCCAGCCGCAGCGGACGCCGCTCCTGCCGCCGGGCCGGAAGCGGACGAGCCGCTGATTCTGGAGGTGCCGAAGCGGCGTGGAGGCCGGGGCAAGCGCCCCCTGCCGGACGCCCCGCTGACGGAAGTGCTGGGCGGCGTGGAGGCTGTCCCGGCTGAGGCCGCTCCGGGCGCGGTGCAGGTCGTGGCCCGCGCGCACGTGCGGCCGCTGGTGGATCAGGCGGGCGACGATGGCGAGGAGTCTGCGCCACCCACGCCCGCCAGGCGCAAGGGACGGGGAAGCCCGGCAGCGGCCGAGGCCGTTCCCACCGCCGTGGAGGACGCCGGGAGCGACCCGGCCCGTGACCTGGTGATCGCGCAGCTTCGCAAGCTGGGCCGCCCGCTGCACGTCAAGGATCTGGAACGCACCTTCACGCGCCAGATGCTGGAACGCATCGGCGACTGGCGTGACCTGGAGCGCATGCTGGACGAACTGACCGAGGACGGTCAGGTGATCCGCACGCGCAAGAAGACCTATGGCCTGCCCGAGGCGATGAGCCTGGTCCGCGGTCGGTTCCAGGCATCGGCGGCGGGCTTCGGCTTCGTGGTGCCCGATTCGGGCGGCGATGATTTCTACATCCCGGCCGAGCAGACCCTCGAAGCGTGGAACGGTGACATCGTCCTGGTGCGCATGGAGGGTCGGGGCGACGTGGGCAACCGGGCCGGGCCGCGCCGGGGGCAGAAGGGCGACGGCAATCCGCGCGCCAGCGTGGTGCGGATCGTGCAGCGTGCGTACTCGCAGCTGGTGGGCACGCTGGAATTCCACCATGGGCACCCGATCCTGAAACCCGACGACCACCGCGCCCGGCACCGGATTCTGGTGCTGCCCGAGGGCCTGGAAGGGCTGGAGGCCGGGGCGCGCGTGGTCACGGAACTGTACTGGCCGGAGAACACCGGCGAGGATGAGGTCTTCGGGCAGGTCGTGCGCGTGCTAGGGGCCGAGGACGATCCCGCCACGGAGACCGAGGCCGTGATCGTGAAGTTCGGCCTGCGCGGCGCGTTCCCCCCCGAGGTGGAGGCGCAGGCGAACGCCATTCCCGCACAGATTCCCGCCGACGCCCTGGTGGGCCGCCTGGACCTACGGAGCTTCAACATCTTCACGGTGGATGGCCGTGACGCGAAGGATTTCGACGACGCCATCCATAT from Deinococcus sp. KSM4-11 includes these protein-coding regions:
- the sthA gene encoding Si-specific NAD(P)(+) transhydrogenase, which codes for MTQVDSTTDFTHDLLVIGSGPGGQRAAIQAAKLGKKVAVVERKTVVGGVCINTGTIPSKTFREAIMHLSGYNERGLYGASYMVKEDLGMDDLLHRTTSVITHELDVIRSQLHRNRVDVIAAEASFTGPHTLRLRDVRGGNGGETWREVSARHIVIAVGTRAARDPRIPFDGKRILISDDILDLSTLPRTVTVIGGGVIGCEYASMFAALGVRVTLIDKRPRLLEFIDHEITDILTYQLRQNRMTLRLGEGVQDVTALPGVDGRTGSVKVTLASGKEITTDMVLYSIGRVGATDRLNLGAAGLSADGRGRIEVNEHYQTAQEHIYAVGDVIGFPSLASVSMEQGRLAACHAYGVPTQSVPELFPYGIYTIPEISTVGKSEEELTQAGVPYEIGKAQYREIARGQIIGDEQGTLKLIFHMETRVLLGVHIIGSGASELIHIGQAVMSFGGTVDYFVNTVFNYPTLAECYKTAAFDGINRLGSVPVLEPRLEPAPDVGVVIPAD
- a CDS encoding aminopeptidase translates to MRRRTWAALAGVATLTVILSGCSEIRYLSQAAGGQLDLLRRARPVADVLADPTTPAGVHRKLQLAADVRAFAVAPTSAGGLGLPDHGSFLKYVDVGRPYVVWNVFSAPEFSVQLDTSCFPIAGCVGYRGYFMEAAAQAYAQERRAAGRDVDVGGVSAYSTLGYLKDPLLSTMLLYPDATLIRTVIHELSHPSLYVKDDTVFNESYATTIEAEGTRRWLAAHGTPELREADRLAQERSAGFEALLLTARHDLEALYAQTLPEAEVRTRKAAILSGLNDHYATLKAQWGGYDGYDAFFARGVNNATLGAVAAYATLVPAFQALLARVGGDISNFIAAATLCSRRPAGERAACLRGS
- a CDS encoding 50S ribosomal protein L25/general stress protein Ctc yields the protein MELNATPRTSRQKLAEGMIPAVAYNKDKNVSFALDRKAFDRAFRTQSTTGLFDITVEGGETFPALVKTVQMDKRKRTPIHVDFYMVTYGEPIEVSVPVHTKGKSQGEVQGGLLDTVVHNLAIIAPGPRRIPQELVVDVTRLNIGDHVTAGQVKLPEGVKLAGDADLVVISVLPPRMSADEAAAETQAAQVAGMVAAGELSEEAAEAVLEGDASLDEVKAEAAAAVEAESDTKED
- the efp gene encoding elongation factor P, with the translated sequence MISVTELRNGTKVEMDGGLWECLDYSHLKMGRGGAKVVTKFRNMESGSIVDRTFNSTEKLQDIYVEGKKMQYLYKDGEDFVFMDMETFEQVHLSPALVSDAAKYMKENTEVDVAMYGEKALSITLPNQVILKIVETDPGLRGDTASGGTKPATLETGAVVQVPLFVEQDTSVKVDTRTGMYLSRA
- the accB gene encoding acetyl-CoA carboxylase biotin carboxyl carrier protein, which translates into the protein MNPDDLKQILAALTSADVREFALRTGSFDLSLKRGPQAVNAAVTAPSGPAAFQSPSGPTPQALASSAETSAPVSAEPAAVATVAAAAEPTAAAAPAASKGTPVKAPIVGTFYASSSPDAPPYVKVGDTVAAGQVLCIIEAMKLMNEIEAEQGGTVREILVKNAEPVEYGQTLFIIE
- the accC gene encoding acetyl-CoA carboxylase biotin carboxylase subunit, whose protein sequence is MFKKILIANRGEIALRVIRTAREMGIKTVVVYSTADEKSLPVLLADESVCVGPPASNQSYLNIPNILSAALMTGAEAIHPGYGFMAENPDFAEMCREHGIVFIGPTPESMRALGSKAGGRDIAAQSSVPVVPGTGVLDDTDAALLAAKQIGYPVLLKASAGGGGRGQKVIRTQDELAKGFAQAQEEAKLYFGDPALIMEKFLEEFRHVEVQVMGDGTGHVIHIGERDCSIQRRNQKLIEEAPSTLPESLRQEILSAGVRLAKHVNYAGAGTLEFILDREGNYYFMEMNTRIQVEHCVSEMISNLDLVRMQIEIAAGEGLKLQQEDVVLRGHAIECRINAEDPDKDFRPAAGKIDDVHFAGGPGVRVDTHTYSGYSIPPHYDSLIGKLIVWHENRDKAIARMKRALEETVIQGPKTTIPLYVKIMDNPFYKRGAVMTNFLKTRMVAPEA
- a CDS encoding exodeoxyribonuclease III produces the protein MPASDSLKVTTLNVNGIRSALRKGLVDWAEREAPDVLLLQEVRADPHPEALAHLGYESVWFPARKAGYSGVAILARGGLEDMRAGMLHDEMDAEGRVISAVVRGVRFVSVYLPSGSSGEERQGFKERMLGDYQTWVSALLAEGRPVVLGGDYNIAHREIDLKNWRSNQKNSGFLPQERAWMTAHLEAGLVDTHRAHLGDTAEYTWWSSRGGAYDKNVGWRIDYLLASGVPLQGVSVHREARLSDHAPLSGLVTLP